The Prevotella sp. E2-28 genome includes the window TAAAGCAGGTAAGAACGATATTTTCCAAGTTTAGGGTTGTGGTTGTCAATATAGCGTCCGACTACAGGACTCCAGAAACAGTCAATAAGTCTAACGGCGAGAATCAGTCCGCTGACAAATGCTGGGTTCAGTTTCAATACCGTAGTCAGGTAAATCATCAAGTAGCATGCTACTGTCTGGAAGATCAGGTTTTGTGCCAGGTCGCCCGAACCGAAGCCGATGCGCTGGGCCCACGAAAGCTTGTAGAAGCCTTTAGTTTCTTGGTTCATTTCTAAAATTGTTTTAAGATTTTTAATTTTACGCTGCAAAGGTAACCTTTTTTATTTATTTCTTTATTATAGAATGTTTCATAATACTATTCAAATTGTTTCATTGCATAAAAAAGTCTTTTGTTTTCACGGCTTTTTAAGAAGAAAAAGTGTATTTTTGCAAGTGTTATGAGAAAAACAGCTATTATCCTTTTTGCACTCTTGATGGGTGCTGTCGTGGGCAATGCCAAGGTGCGTTTGCCTCAGGTTTTTCAGTCGGGCATGGTGCTCCAACGTGGTACATCCGTACCTGTATGGGGGCAAGCCGATGCGGGTGAGACCGTTGTCGTAAAACTAAACAAGAAGACCGTAACAACAGTGGCCGATGCTAGTGGAAAATGGCGCGTGGACCTGCCTGCAATGAAAGCAGGAGGACCGTATGTTCTGGAGGTTAGAGGTGAGAGGCTAGAGGTTAGAGGTGAGAAGCCCGATGCTATATTGCTTACTGATGTGTGGTTGGGCGATGTGTGGCTGTGTACAGGTCAGTCGAATATGGAGACTACCTTGGAACGTGTGTCACCTCAATATCCTGACGAACTCAATGACAGTAACGCGATGGTGCGCCTGTTTCATGTGCAGTATCAGACGAATCCCCATCAGCCCAGTGCCGACCTCCGTCCTACATCTTGGAAGAAGTTGAATCGCGAGAATGCCTGGCGTTTCTCGTCCATTGGCTATTTCCTTGGCAAGCAGTTGCAGCGTGAGAAGGGGGTAGCTCAGGGTATTATTGAGAGTGCTTGGGGTGGTACGCCTATCGAGGCTTGGATTGCTGCCGATACTTTAAAGAAGCATTTCCACATGTATTACAAGCAGATGCAGCTTTATCAGAATGATGAATATGTAGCTGCCCAACAGCGTGCAGCAGGTCAGGCTGAGCAGCAATGGCAGAAGATTCTGAATGCTAACGACCCAGGACTAGGGAAATATACAGAACTGAATTACGATGATTCTGGTTGGAAGGAGGTTAATCAATATAATCTTTCGTCAAAGCGTGAGTGGATAGGTTCACTATGGTTGCGCCAGCATATCCATATTGACGCACAGCACGCAGGTAAGAAGGCACAATTATTGTTAGGCACCCTCTATGATTGTGACTATACTTACATTAACGGAAAACTGGTGGGCAATACGGGCTATCAGTATCCGCCACGCCGCTATCAAGTGCCCGAAGGACTGCTCCGCGAGGGTGATAACGTCATCACCGTGCGTTTCATCAACAAAAGTGGAATGCCCCATTTCATCAAGGAGAAACCATATAAGTTTGTGTTTGGCAAAGGGGATGAGCAGCCTATTGGCGAAAAGTGGCTCTTGTGTGAAGGTGCTGAGATGCCCCGCGCTATCGGCATGGGTGTCAGTCTGCAGAACCAGCCCTCTACGCTCTTTAATGGCATGATACATCCTTTGGCTCCTTTTGCCGTAGCTGGTGTGGTGTGGTATCAGGGCGAGTCAAACACGGGTATGCACCAGGCTGTGGAGTATGCACCTATGCTGCGATTGCTGATGGCTAACTGGCGTCAGGCCTTCGAGCGCCCGCAGATGCCTTTCGTTATTGTGCAGCTGGCCAACTACATGGCATTTGTTGAACGTCCTCAGGATACGGGGTGGTCACGCGTTCGTGAGGCACAGCGCATTGTAGCTGCTGAAGATCCATATTCTGAATTAGCGCTGACTATCGATCTTGGTGAGACGGTAGATATTCATCCTTTGCGAAAGAAGGAGGTGGCAGAGCGCATTGCCCTTAACTTTGAACGGTTGGTTTATGGCAAGAAGGTGCAGTTGGCCCCGCAGGTACTGTCATCAGAGATAAAGGATGGTAAGGTCATACTGACCCTTGACCAAGCATTGATGCCAGGCTCTCTGAAGTTCTTTGAACTGGCTGATGAGAAGGGAACATTCCGCAATGTGGAAGCTACAGCCAGCGGCAATCAGATCATCATTACATCACCCATAGAGAAACCAACTGCTGTGCGCTACGCTTGGAAAGATAATCCACTGGGCGTAAATGTTTATGGCGTTCAGAACCATCTTCCCCTCTCACCGTTTGAGTGTAAACAGCCTTAGATAGGTGAAAAGGGAAAATAATGGTTTATTTTTTTCTCGTTTCGTGATAATTTCGTACTTTTGCAGGCAGTAAATTGTATTTTAAAGAAAATAACTAAAAAATAAACAAGATGAAAAAGACATTTTTATTCGTTGCAGCTGCAGCTATGATGATGCTTTCTGGCTGCGGTACTAATGGTTCTATGAGTCAGTTGGGTACTGCAGTGTTGACAGATGTGCTTACAGGTGGTCAGACGGGTGCTACTACGACTGCTAATACGCAGTCGGCTGTTAATACTGTGCTGCAGAGCGTTTTGGGTATGACTGGTACCAAGGTGTCTCAGCAGGGTTTGATAGGTACTTGGAAGTACAATCAGCCGGGTTGTGCTTTCACTAGTGAGAAACTGCTGGCTCAGGCTGGTGGAGAGATTGTGGCTTCTAACGTGAAGAGCAAGCTGCAGCCTACTTATCAGAAGGCGGGTATCTCATCTTCAAATACGCAGGTGACTTTTAACTCCGATGGCACATTCTCTGCAAAAATTGCGGGCAAGTCATGGAGTGGTACCTATAAGTATGATGAATCTACCTGCAAGATTACCATGTCTGGCCTGCTGCTCAATGTCAACTGCTATGCTAAGCAGAACGTGAACGGTATTGGTCTGCTCTTCGAAGGCAAGAAGTTGCTTACGTTGGTTCAGACCATGTCTGCGCTCAGTGGTGGTAATAATGCTACAATCAATACAATTGGCGATGTAGCTTCTAGTTATGACGGCCTGCGTGTAGGCTTTGATATGACAAAGTAAAATGAGACTCAAAGGCCTTTTATTAGTATATTTCACGATGGCAGCTCTAGTGGGTAGGGCTGCCATTGTGGAAAGAATAGGGAATACAGTCACCATTCGCCCTAACAGCGGACAGGCTAAGGTCGTTCGCCTTGAGGTCGTTAATGACCGTATTATCCGTGTGCGTGCTACTTCCAAGGATGTGTTGCCTGAGAAACCTCAGAGCCTCATAATTGTGCCTCAGCAGGTACCTGCCAAGAATACCTATACCATTACGGAAAGCCCTGAATCCATTGAGGTTATTGCCAAGGATGTCCGTGCTGTGGTCAGCAAGGGCACGGGCGAGGTGAGTTTTTATGATGGTGAGGGAAAGACGCGCCTGTTGAAAGAGAGTGGTGATGGTAAGCAGTTCTGGGACTTCACCGTGCCAGAGCGCGAACTGGGTGTCAAAGGCGGTGTGCAGCCAATGGAGGCTCAGAAGCACGGTCTCACGTGGCAAATGAAGTTCGATTCACCTGCCGATGAGGCTTTCTATGGCTTGGGGCAGCATCAGTCTGAGGAATTCAATATGAAAGGCCGTAATGAGGACCTCTTTCAGTATAACACGAAGGTCTCCATACCTTTTGTTGTCTCTAACAAAAACTATGGTCTGCTATGGGATGCCTATAGCTATTGCCGCTTTGGTAATCCGCATGATTACTTGCAGCTGAATCGTGTCTTCAAACTCTACGATAAGCAGGGTAGGGAAGGCCATCTCACCGGCACTTATACCGACCATTTTGGTAAGTCATTGGTGCGTGATGAGGACTCCATCTATTATGAGTATGGTACGCCTGCAAAGTCTGAGATAGCCCTGAAAACCGATAATGGCGGTATCAAGAACCTGCCTCAGGGTTTTTCGTTGGCTGGTGCCCATGTGGTGTACGAAGGCTTTATTGAACCCAAGGCCGAGTCGCTTTATCAGTTCATTCTTTATTATGCAGGTTATATCAAGGTGTTTATAGGCGGCAAAGAGGTGGTGCCCGAGCGTTGGCGTACGGCATGGAATCCTAATGCCTATAAATTCAGTGTGGATATGCCTAAGGGCGTGAAACAGCAGTTGCGCATCGAGTGGCAACCCGATGGTAGTGAGTCATATTGTGGTCTGCGTGTAGCCGAACCGCGTAGCCAACAGGAGCGTGAGGCGCTGTCTGTGTGGTGCGAGATGGCTCAGGACATGGATTATTACTTTGTGGCAGGCCGTAATCTCGATGAGGTTATCTCTGGCTATCGCACCTTGACGGGCAAAGCCTCACTCTATCCTAAGTGGGCATTGGGCTTCTGGCAGAGTCGCGAGCGCTACAAGACGCAGGACGAACTCGTTTCCACGCTGGCTGAGTTCCGCAAGCGTCAGATACCTATTGATAATATTGTACAGGACTGGAATTACTGGTCAGAGGATCAGTGGGGCAGTCATGAGTTCGAGGCTTCTCGCTATCCCAATCCGAAGCAGATGCTCGACAGTGTTCATGCGATGCATGGCCGCTTCATGATTTCCGTATGGCCTAAGTTCTACGTCAACACCGCCAACTACAAAGAACTCAATGCTAATGGCTGGATGTACAATCAGTCGCCAACGGATGATATCCACGATTGGGTGGGTCCTGGTTATAAGAATGGTTTTTATGATGCCTATGACCCTGAGGCCCGTAAAGTCTTCTGGCGACAGATGGACGAGAAACTTTATACGGGTCTTTCCGGAAAACCTGGAAAATCAGGAACATCCTCTCTCATCGATGCCTGGTGGATGGATGCCTCTGAGCCTAATGTGCGCGACTGCACTCCGATGTGGTATCGCAAGGCCCTCTGTGGACCTACTGCCCTTGGCACCTCTACAGAATATTTCAATGCATATTCGCTGGTTAATGCCGATGCTATCTATAACGGACAGCGCAGCGTCTTTAAGTCTTCTTCCAACGTTCCCCGTGTATTTCTCTTGACCCGCAGTGGTTTTGCTGGCTTGCAGCGTTATTCTACGGCTACGTGGAGTGGCGATATCGGCACCCGTTGGGAGGATATGCGTGCGCAGATGACGGCAGGTCTCAACTACTCTCTCTCGGGACTGCCTTTCTGGGGTATGGATCAGGGCGGCTTCTGCGTGGAAAATCGTTATGTCACCGCCCAGCAGCTCTTCGACCGTACTGGTCAGGAGAATGAAGACCTCAAGGAGTGGCGCGAGTTGCAGGCACGTTGGAATCAGTTTGGAACCTTCATCCCCCTGTTCCGCAGTCATGGTCAGTGGCCTTTGCGTGAAATCTGGAATATTGCCCCAGATAACCATCCTGCTTACAAGTCGTTTGTGTATTACGACCAGTTGCGTTATCAGCTCATGCCTTACCTCTACTCCCTGGCAGGCTGGGCACATTTCCGAGACTATACCCTGATGCGTGCCTTGGTGATGGACTTCGCTGCCGATGCGCAAGTGCTCGAAATCAAAGATCAGTGGATGCTCGGTCCCTCGCTCATGGCCTGTCCTGTAGGCTATTACAAAGTTCGCAACCGCTCCGTCTATTTCCCTGCCCAGTGTGGTTGGTATAACCTTTATACAGGTGAAAAAGTCATCGAGGCAGAACAGACTCCCACCTCCAGTCGCAGACTCGTGATGGATGCTCCTTACGAGCAGATACCCGTTTTCGTACCCGAGGGCGCCATTATCCCCTTCGGTCCTAAGATGCAGTGGAGTGATGAGAAACCTGCCGAGCTCATCAATCTTTA containing:
- a CDS encoding TIM-barrel domain-containing protein, with amino-acid sequence MAALVGRAAIVERIGNTVTIRPNSGQAKVVRLEVVNDRIIRVRATSKDVLPEKPQSLIIVPQQVPAKNTYTITESPESIEVIAKDVRAVVSKGTGEVSFYDGEGKTRLLKESGDGKQFWDFTVPERELGVKGGVQPMEAQKHGLTWQMKFDSPADEAFYGLGQHQSEEFNMKGRNEDLFQYNTKVSIPFVVSNKNYGLLWDAYSYCRFGNPHDYLQLNRVFKLYDKQGREGHLTGTYTDHFGKSLVRDEDSIYYEYGTPAKSEIALKTDNGGIKNLPQGFSLAGAHVVYEGFIEPKAESLYQFILYYAGYIKVFIGGKEVVPERWRTAWNPNAYKFSVDMPKGVKQQLRIEWQPDGSESYCGLRVAEPRSQQEREALSVWCEMAQDMDYYFVAGRNLDEVISGYRTLTGKASLYPKWALGFWQSRERYKTQDELVSTLAEFRKRQIPIDNIVQDWNYWSEDQWGSHEFEASRYPNPKQMLDSVHAMHGRFMISVWPKFYVNTANYKELNANGWMYNQSPTDDIHDWVGPGYKNGFYDAYDPEARKVFWRQMDEKLYTGLSGKPGKSGTSSLIDAWWMDASEPNVRDCTPMWYRKALCGPTALGTSTEYFNAYSLVNADAIYNGQRSVFKSSSNVPRVFLLTRSGFAGLQRYSTATWSGDIGTRWEDMRAQMTAGLNYSLSGLPFWGMDQGGFCVENRYVTAQQLFDRTGQENEDLKEWRELQARWNQFGTFIPLFRSHGQWPLREIWNIAPDNHPAYKSFVYYDQLRYQLMPYLYSLAGWAHFRDYTLMRALVMDFAADAQVLEIKDQWMLGPSLMACPVGYYKVRNRSVYFPAQCGWYNLYTGEKVIEAEQTPTSSRRLVMDAPYEQIPVFVPEGAIIPFGPKMQWSDEKPAELINLYVYAGRDGSFQLYEDEGTNYNYEQGRYATIDIRYDDACKTLTFSQRKGTFNGMLRQRRFNVVYITPDAPALLNLDNPVGRMVTYKGREVTLNL
- a CDS encoding DUF4923 family protein, encoding MKKTFLFVAAAAMMMLSGCGTNGSMSQLGTAVLTDVLTGGQTGATTTANTQSAVNTVLQSVLGMTGTKVSQQGLIGTWKYNQPGCAFTSEKLLAQAGGEIVASNVKSKLQPTYQKAGISSSNTQVTFNSDGTFSAKIAGKSWSGTYKYDESTCKITMSGLLLNVNCYAKQNVNGIGLLFEGKKLLTLVQTMSALSGGNNATINTIGDVASSYDGLRVGFDMTK
- a CDS encoding sialate O-acetylesterase, with amino-acid sequence MRKTAIILFALLMGAVVGNAKVRLPQVFQSGMVLQRGTSVPVWGQADAGETVVVKLNKKTVTTVADASGKWRVDLPAMKAGGPYVLEVRGERLEVRGEKPDAILLTDVWLGDVWLCTGQSNMETTLERVSPQYPDELNDSNAMVRLFHVQYQTNPHQPSADLRPTSWKKLNRENAWRFSSIGYFLGKQLQREKGVAQGIIESAWGGTPIEAWIAADTLKKHFHMYYKQMQLYQNDEYVAAQQRAAGQAEQQWQKILNANDPGLGKYTELNYDDSGWKEVNQYNLSSKREWIGSLWLRQHIHIDAQHAGKKAQLLLGTLYDCDYTYINGKLVGNTGYQYPPRRYQVPEGLLREGDNVITVRFINKSGMPHFIKEKPYKFVFGKGDEQPIGEKWLLCEGAEMPRAIGMGVSLQNQPSTLFNGMIHPLAPFAVAGVVWYQGESNTGMHQAVEYAPMLRLLMANWRQAFERPQMPFVIVQLANYMAFVERPQDTGWSRVREAQRIVAAEDPYSELALTIDLGETVDIHPLRKKEVAERIALNFERLVYGKKVQLAPQVLSSEIKDGKVILTLDQALMPGSLKFFELADEKGTFRNVEATASGNQIIITSPIEKPTAVRYAWKDNPLGVNVYGVQNHLPLSPFECKQP